The Geitlerinema sp. PCC 9228 genome includes a window with the following:
- a CDS encoding DUF3122 domain-containing protein — translation MLMLLGISRKLARFFTLGICTLALLFGLTSITAQPANAEIRTIQEAENQILYQTRTKLYDRDNNIWQAIAFKRIAPDVEPAVKVRLVGFPGKAELAHPKSLKVFVPGSKDPLEAPDISAEPFPDKKPKSNVGQYDLTEVIPELPQTLEVVLKLPTKSGSEVGLAVSPLTIQEWKQLAKKS, via the coding sequence ATGCTTATGCTATTGGGCATTTCCAGGAAATTGGCTCGGTTTTTTACCCTAGGCATTTGCACGCTGGCTTTACTGTTCGGGTTGACTAGTATCACCGCTCAGCCAGCCAATGCCGAAATTCGCACCATCCAGGAAGCGGAAAACCAAATCCTCTACCAAACGCGAACCAAATTGTACGACCGCGATAATAACATCTGGCAAGCTATTGCGTTTAAACGGATTGCCCCCGATGTAGAACCGGCGGTCAAGGTACGTCTGGTCGGTTTTCCTGGAAAGGCAGAGTTGGCACATCCCAAGTCGTTGAAGGTTTTTGTTCCTGGCAGCAAAGACCCACTGGAAGCACCGGATATTTCCGCCGAACCCTTTCCCGACAAGAAACCCAAGTCCAATGTGGGTCAGTACGACCTGACGGAAGTAATTCCAGAGTTACCCCAAACCTTGGAGGTAGTTCTCAAACTTCCCACCAAAAGCGGTTCGGAGGTGGGTTTGGCTGTTTCGCCGCTTACCATCCAAGAATGGAAGCAACTTGCTAAGAAATCCTAG